The Neodiprion fabricii isolate iyNeoFabr1 chromosome 4, iyNeoFabr1.1, whole genome shotgun sequence genome window below encodes:
- the LOC124179664 gene encoding facilitated trehalose transporter Tret1-like isoform X2 produces the protein MDPYSLSVEKEASKNIEENERECFKDAIVSSRSLNKGFREPPSIKAALPQFAACVMATSFHVAVGIAMAYSAVLVPQLEKNQEDLPTTKTETSWMASIVVLSVPIGALIGGFFTEAIGSLKTIQLAAIPSTIGWIMIALATNVPMILVGRVLTGSASAMGTAPAMVYITEVAGPEFRGSLLAAGPGLASFGMVLSYIKGAYLDWRVIAWISIIYAAIPLVLLIFLPESPMWLIAKGRPDAAKKSLEWIYRFAPKVGKVTAAEDMYNTILKEHEIRLSEQRRSKHEGTSAKLRSFLKPTGWKPMFILILLFLFQQYSGIYITLFYAVTWFEEAEVNVDPYKASIWVGLTRLVCSVGNTYLLRRFKRRMLCITSSVGMAIFMLISGYYTYSMKIQKVNLGDWIPVACLLFYVATSMIGMLTIPWTMTAELFPTDIRGLANSIIYSIGNVLMFAAVQSYRGLTDLFGGSHGVQWFFSAVSLGTAVFVYIMLPETHGKKLSDIEEYFENNFVAIGSQSKVKKRNVHKITKQDANAAVSEPLNPKSKEMV, from the exons TGTTGAGAAGGAGGCGTCGAAAAATATCGAGGAAAATGAACGAGAATGTTTTAAAGATGCAATTGTCTCCTCGCGAAGTCTCAATAAGGGGTTCAGAGAACCACCTTCCATCAAGGCTGCATTGCCACAG TTTGCAGCCTGCGTGATGGCAACGTCGTTTCACGTCGCTGTCGGGATAGCCATGGCATATTCTGCAGTTTTAGTTCCACAGCTCGAGAAGAATCAAGAAGACCTTCCCACTACAAAAACCGAAACCTCATGGATGG CCAGCATTGTCGTGCTGAGTGTGCCAATTGGTGCACTGATTGGCGGATTCTTCACTGAAGCTATCGGCAGTCTGAAAACAATTCAGCTTGCTGCAATCCCCAGCACCATTGGTTGGATAATGATTGCGCTAGCTACCAATGTTCCAATGATATTGGTAGGTCGAGTCTTAACCGGATCGGCTTCTGCTATGGGAACGGCTCCAGCTATGGTTTACATCACTGAAGTTGCTGGACCGGAATTCAGGGGATCTCTGCTTGCAGCTGGACCAGGTCTGGCTTCCTTCGGAATGGTCCTATCTTATATTAAGGGTGCATACCTGGACTGGCGCGTTATTGCTTGGATCAGCATTATTTATGCTGCCATACCATtggtattattaatatttttaccagAATCTCCTATGTGGCTTATCGCGAAAGGAAGGCCCGATGCAGCCAAGAAATCCCTCGAATG GATATACAGATTTGCACCAAAAGTAGGCAAAGTCACGGCAGCTGAGGATATGTACAatacaattttgaaagaaCATGAAATTAGACTAAGCGAACAACGAAGGAGCAAGCATGAGGGTACAAGTGCTAAGTTACGCTCCTTCCTCAAACCAACCGGTTGGAAACCAATGTTCATTTTGATACTGCTCTTCCTATTCCAACAGTATTCCGGGATCTATATCACTTTGTTCTATGCGGTTACATGGTTTGAG GAAGCTGAGGTAAATGTAGATCCATACAAAGCGTCGATCTGGGTTGGCTTGACCCGACTCGTTTGTTCGGTAGGTAACACTTATTTATTGAGACGATTTAAGAGAAGGATGCTATGTATAACATCGTCTGTCGGCATGGCAATTTTTATGCTGATATCCGGCTATTATACGTATTCTATGAAGATTCAGAAGGTTAACTTAGGAGACTGG ATACCAGTTGCGTGTTTACTGTTTTACGTTGCCACATCCATGATCGGGATGTTGACGATACCATGGACCATGACGGCGGAGCTGTTTCCAACGGACATCCGAGGTTTAGCTAATTCTATTATTTATTCGATAGGAAATGTTCTAATGTTTGCGGCAGTCCAATCTTACAGAGGTCTCACCGATTTGTTTGGAG GATCACATGGTGTCCAATGGTTCTTTTCTGCAGTCTCACTGGGCACAGCAGTCTTTGTTTATATTATGCTCCCAGAGACTCAtggcaaaaaattatcagacATTGAAGAATACTTTGAAAATAACTTTGTGGCAATCGGTTCACAATCGAAAGTAAAGAAGCGAAATGTTCACAAGATCACCAAGCAAGATGCAAATGCAGCCGTGTCTGAACCTCTCAATCCAAAGTCAAAAGAGATGGTATaa
- the LOC124179664 gene encoding facilitated trehalose transporter Tret1-like isoform X1 yields MKFLNGCPADVEKEASKNIEENERECFKDAIVSSRSLNKGFREPPSIKAALPQFAACVMATSFHVAVGIAMAYSAVLVPQLEKNQEDLPTTKTETSWMASIVVLSVPIGALIGGFFTEAIGSLKTIQLAAIPSTIGWIMIALATNVPMILVGRVLTGSASAMGTAPAMVYITEVAGPEFRGSLLAAGPGLASFGMVLSYIKGAYLDWRVIAWISIIYAAIPLVLLIFLPESPMWLIAKGRPDAAKKSLEWIYRFAPKVGKVTAAEDMYNTILKEHEIRLSEQRRSKHEGTSAKLRSFLKPTGWKPMFILILLFLFQQYSGIYITLFYAVTWFEEAEVNVDPYKASIWVGLTRLVCSVGNTYLLRRFKRRMLCITSSVGMAIFMLISGYYTYSMKIQKVNLGDWIPVACLLFYVATSMIGMLTIPWTMTAELFPTDIRGLANSIIYSIGNVLMFAAVQSYRGLTDLFGGSHGVQWFFSAVSLGTAVFVYIMLPETHGKKLSDIEEYFENNFVAIGSQSKVKKRNVHKITKQDANAAVSEPLNPKSKEMV; encoded by the exons TGTTGAGAAGGAGGCGTCGAAAAATATCGAGGAAAATGAACGAGAATGTTTTAAAGATGCAATTGTCTCCTCGCGAAGTCTCAATAAGGGGTTCAGAGAACCACCTTCCATCAAGGCTGCATTGCCACAG TTTGCAGCCTGCGTGATGGCAACGTCGTTTCACGTCGCTGTCGGGATAGCCATGGCATATTCTGCAGTTTTAGTTCCACAGCTCGAGAAGAATCAAGAAGACCTTCCCACTACAAAAACCGAAACCTCATGGATGG CCAGCATTGTCGTGCTGAGTGTGCCAATTGGTGCACTGATTGGCGGATTCTTCACTGAAGCTATCGGCAGTCTGAAAACAATTCAGCTTGCTGCAATCCCCAGCACCATTGGTTGGATAATGATTGCGCTAGCTACCAATGTTCCAATGATATTGGTAGGTCGAGTCTTAACCGGATCGGCTTCTGCTATGGGAACGGCTCCAGCTATGGTTTACATCACTGAAGTTGCTGGACCGGAATTCAGGGGATCTCTGCTTGCAGCTGGACCAGGTCTGGCTTCCTTCGGAATGGTCCTATCTTATATTAAGGGTGCATACCTGGACTGGCGCGTTATTGCTTGGATCAGCATTATTTATGCTGCCATACCATtggtattattaatatttttaccagAATCTCCTATGTGGCTTATCGCGAAAGGAAGGCCCGATGCAGCCAAGAAATCCCTCGAATG GATATACAGATTTGCACCAAAAGTAGGCAAAGTCACGGCAGCTGAGGATATGTACAatacaattttgaaagaaCATGAAATTAGACTAAGCGAACAACGAAGGAGCAAGCATGAGGGTACAAGTGCTAAGTTACGCTCCTTCCTCAAACCAACCGGTTGGAAACCAATGTTCATTTTGATACTGCTCTTCCTATTCCAACAGTATTCCGGGATCTATATCACTTTGTTCTATGCGGTTACATGGTTTGAG GAAGCTGAGGTAAATGTAGATCCATACAAAGCGTCGATCTGGGTTGGCTTGACCCGACTCGTTTGTTCGGTAGGTAACACTTATTTATTGAGACGATTTAAGAGAAGGATGCTATGTATAACATCGTCTGTCGGCATGGCAATTTTTATGCTGATATCCGGCTATTATACGTATTCTATGAAGATTCAGAAGGTTAACTTAGGAGACTGG ATACCAGTTGCGTGTTTACTGTTTTACGTTGCCACATCCATGATCGGGATGTTGACGATACCATGGACCATGACGGCGGAGCTGTTTCCAACGGACATCCGAGGTTTAGCTAATTCTATTATTTATTCGATAGGAAATGTTCTAATGTTTGCGGCAGTCCAATCTTACAGAGGTCTCACCGATTTGTTTGGAG GATCACATGGTGTCCAATGGTTCTTTTCTGCAGTCTCACTGGGCACAGCAGTCTTTGTTTATATTATGCTCCCAGAGACTCAtggcaaaaaattatcagacATTGAAGAATACTTTGAAAATAACTTTGTGGCAATCGGTTCACAATCGAAAGTAAAGAAGCGAAATGTTCACAAGATCACCAAGCAAGATGCAAATGCAGCCGTGTCTGAACCTCTCAATCCAAAGTCAAAAGAGATGGTATaa
- the LOC124179664 gene encoding facilitated trehalose transporter Tret1-like isoform X3: MRTESVEKEASKNIEENERECFKDAIVSSRSLNKGFREPPSIKAALPQFAACVMATSFHVAVGIAMAYSAVLVPQLEKNQEDLPTTKTETSWMASIVVLSVPIGALIGGFFTEAIGSLKTIQLAAIPSTIGWIMIALATNVPMILVGRVLTGSASAMGTAPAMVYITEVAGPEFRGSLLAAGPGLASFGMVLSYIKGAYLDWRVIAWISIIYAAIPLVLLIFLPESPMWLIAKGRPDAAKKSLEWIYRFAPKVGKVTAAEDMYNTILKEHEIRLSEQRRSKHEGTSAKLRSFLKPTGWKPMFILILLFLFQQYSGIYITLFYAVTWFEEAEVNVDPYKASIWVGLTRLVCSVGNTYLLRRFKRRMLCITSSVGMAIFMLISGYYTYSMKIQKVNLGDWIPVACLLFYVATSMIGMLTIPWTMTAELFPTDIRGLANSIIYSIGNVLMFAAVQSYRGLTDLFGGSHGVQWFFSAVSLGTAVFVYIMLPETHGKKLSDIEEYFENNFVAIGSQSKVKKRNVHKITKQDANAAVSEPLNPKSKEMV; the protein is encoded by the exons TGTTGAGAAGGAGGCGTCGAAAAATATCGAGGAAAATGAACGAGAATGTTTTAAAGATGCAATTGTCTCCTCGCGAAGTCTCAATAAGGGGTTCAGAGAACCACCTTCCATCAAGGCTGCATTGCCACAG TTTGCAGCCTGCGTGATGGCAACGTCGTTTCACGTCGCTGTCGGGATAGCCATGGCATATTCTGCAGTTTTAGTTCCACAGCTCGAGAAGAATCAAGAAGACCTTCCCACTACAAAAACCGAAACCTCATGGATGG CCAGCATTGTCGTGCTGAGTGTGCCAATTGGTGCACTGATTGGCGGATTCTTCACTGAAGCTATCGGCAGTCTGAAAACAATTCAGCTTGCTGCAATCCCCAGCACCATTGGTTGGATAATGATTGCGCTAGCTACCAATGTTCCAATGATATTGGTAGGTCGAGTCTTAACCGGATCGGCTTCTGCTATGGGAACGGCTCCAGCTATGGTTTACATCACTGAAGTTGCTGGACCGGAATTCAGGGGATCTCTGCTTGCAGCTGGACCAGGTCTGGCTTCCTTCGGAATGGTCCTATCTTATATTAAGGGTGCATACCTGGACTGGCGCGTTATTGCTTGGATCAGCATTATTTATGCTGCCATACCATtggtattattaatatttttaccagAATCTCCTATGTGGCTTATCGCGAAAGGAAGGCCCGATGCAGCCAAGAAATCCCTCGAATG GATATACAGATTTGCACCAAAAGTAGGCAAAGTCACGGCAGCTGAGGATATGTACAatacaattttgaaagaaCATGAAATTAGACTAAGCGAACAACGAAGGAGCAAGCATGAGGGTACAAGTGCTAAGTTACGCTCCTTCCTCAAACCAACCGGTTGGAAACCAATGTTCATTTTGATACTGCTCTTCCTATTCCAACAGTATTCCGGGATCTATATCACTTTGTTCTATGCGGTTACATGGTTTGAG GAAGCTGAGGTAAATGTAGATCCATACAAAGCGTCGATCTGGGTTGGCTTGACCCGACTCGTTTGTTCGGTAGGTAACACTTATTTATTGAGACGATTTAAGAGAAGGATGCTATGTATAACATCGTCTGTCGGCATGGCAATTTTTATGCTGATATCCGGCTATTATACGTATTCTATGAAGATTCAGAAGGTTAACTTAGGAGACTGG ATACCAGTTGCGTGTTTACTGTTTTACGTTGCCACATCCATGATCGGGATGTTGACGATACCATGGACCATGACGGCGGAGCTGTTTCCAACGGACATCCGAGGTTTAGCTAATTCTATTATTTATTCGATAGGAAATGTTCTAATGTTTGCGGCAGTCCAATCTTACAGAGGTCTCACCGATTTGTTTGGAG GATCACATGGTGTCCAATGGTTCTTTTCTGCAGTCTCACTGGGCACAGCAGTCTTTGTTTATATTATGCTCCCAGAGACTCAtggcaaaaaattatcagacATTGAAGAATACTTTGAAAATAACTTTGTGGCAATCGGTTCACAATCGAAAGTAAAGAAGCGAAATGTTCACAAGATCACCAAGCAAGATGCAAATGCAGCCGTGTCTGAACCTCTCAATCCAAAGTCAAAAGAGATGGTATaa
- the LOC124179655 gene encoding Hermansky-Pudlak syndrome 3 protein has protein sequence MVRVIPVHNFLSQNVATIEEPTASCVACNLHGELLLLALPTHCVEVHDLKTSDLKLLTVFPTVDLVCQILHCTTGDYVATLESKISRDGLTTSYFVRVYVNWALVESQGHAMRARIAGRVTPSLNRPMNSLEMIELPLNGQPTVIACCQMTGNLLVAIGCSAILHEFKVETQQTSKLKFIDFEARPWSLGFSFSPTRMEITEDFICILNSTHFLAFRLTNPMYDDIDQLSSIASTNSSSVDKTSISTNFSSLDKTEKTSSSGQQDSSPRSIENLNFKTTYRGHEQSGAVSLDLNSLVTSDSRLKLSPRDSTKVNVDQNLNNNKLLRSRLGPNKVRSKIISNPYIDWERLVCNEHNELQRLASRGIVETNSLPFTVNLPSISLERASPGHTLNPFILNPSNMDVVIKTTSPDDGWSENYAVKNLLRIKISNQPKNSNYDGESEIFTCLELKPLYLKRECNSLCLKKSILRSDKFKYLHGITCIICTTQEGYVYHFAATNCEDSNPTCLTTYPFTAPVRHIALENTVLHALTEAGLESYTLRLSHHIARSLNYIDNYKISCPSVSEPVCLIGLHPFLGMQNLLHTSSCLVLLARAENSWTLYSLNLPSSENLYLDFLNTAKHHKNSSPITYRHLLGEAHTILRLSKEVKRFTGTSITDTSNISQDVPDSRIESLYSQSCALLGDFYVNSDLQTEWELSIPYYRMSQIRTAEIISRKSTANAPGLVRYLSESLANMRSGPEADALFQTHNVVDLLSSESVEELSILILRSSILREYATDKLINVLSKQVSSDCARLATVLLYLQSEKQEVAKEVLAPISEVFVEKMVLEHWHLLFDSTALKKRSRAVPTFSEFSGILMQLKTRIFAEVLTQLIDDGILTLHQVVQVFLEYLPSRVGRDGHDAAAALQLFIETYFQCFYGDKSLERSCCSITETANDFAIAEAFRILVRSYLGNLTQSKVYKTVENITDCNQNEEKAYLFANKRPLYLNKLPPYSTECKRVQRHEEINNTCDVIKSIRSEVPKLQALLASGYLPAECIREVKQFLETQEIEGHLALKSLCITDNEIVTRMLMIEYPQAVLQYAKDKYTKETEWKCLIQLLQNEISMLDEGQESQQCFFDQIMKDTLTYLAQTLPLDELCRVLPKEDEAAYKRYTDACRRAGHADHVKSLIVATGHQLLATLNL, from the exons ATGGTACGTGTGATTCCAGTGCATAATTTTTTGAGCCAGAACGTGGCCACAATAGAAGAGCCCACTGCATCGTGTGTAGCATGTAATCTTCACGGAGAATTATTGTTGTTGGCATTACCAACCCATTGTGTCGAGGTTCATGATCTCAAAACGTCTGACCTGAAACTTCTCACAGTATTTCCAACCGTCGATTTGGTATGTCAAATCCTCCACTGCACAACAGGCGATTACGTCGCAACTCTGGAATCAAAAATATCAAGAGATGGTCTTACGACTAGCTACTTTGTAAGAGTTTACGTTAATTGGGCACTAGTAGAAAGTCAAGGACATGCCATGCGAGCAAGAATAGCAGGCAGAGTAACACCGAGCTTAAACCGTCCTATGAATAGTCTGGAGATGATAGAATTGCCTCTCAACGGTCAGCCAACGGTTATAGCATGCTGTCAGATGACAGGAAACCTACTTGTTGCAATTGGCTGTAGCGCTATTCTTCACGAGTTTAAGGTAGAGACTCAGCAAacttcgaaattaaaatttatagaCTTTGAGGCAAGGCCCTGGTCTTTGGGCTTCAGTTTTTCTCCTACTCGAATGGAAATCACAGAAGATTTCATTTGCATATTGAATTCAACGCACTTCCTCGCCTTTCGCCTAACGAATCCAATGTACGATGACATAGATCAGCTCAGTTCTATTGCCTCAACGAATTCGTCTTCAGTTGACAAAACTTCGATatctacaaatttttcttcactggATAAAACTGAGAAGACATCAAGTTCCGGACAACAGGATTCATCTCCTCGTTCAATTgagaatttaaatttcaaaactaCTTATAGAGGGCATGAACAATCCGGTGCTGTTAGCCTTGATTTGAATTCTCTGGTAACTAGCGATTCTAGATTAAAATTATCCCCTCGGGATAGCACAAAAGTGAATGTAGACCAGAActtgaataacaataaattactCCGCTCTAGGCTGGGTCCTAACAAGGTACGAtccaaaattatttccaaccCGTACATAGATTGGGAAAGATTGGTATGCAACGAACACAATGAATTACAAAGGCTAGCATCACGGGGCATCGTGGAAACGAATTCACTTCCATTTACCGTTAATCTACCGTCTATAAGCTTGGAGAGAGCAAGTCCTGGACACACCTTGAATCCGTTTATATTGAATCCAAGCAACATGGACGTTGTGATAAAAACAACATCACCGGACGACGGTTGGTCAGAAAATTATgcagtgaaaaatttactccgtataaaaatatcgaaccaACCCAAGAACTCAAACTATGATGGGGAGTCAGAGATATTTACTTGTCTTGAATTAAAACCTCTGTACCTAAAAAGGGAGTGCAACAGTCTCTGCTTAAAGAAGTCTATACTCAGGTCCGATAAGTTTAAATATCTTCATGGTATTACATGTATTATCTGTACCACTCAAGAGGGATATGTCTACCACTTTGCGGCAACAAACTGTGAGGATTCCAACCCGACTTGCTTGACAACCTATCCATTCACTGCACCCGTTCGTCATATTGCTTTGGAAAACACTGTCCTTCACGCGCTCACCGAAGCTGGACTCGAGTCCTATACTTTACGGTTGTCCCACCACATAGCTAGAAGTTTAAACTACATCGATAACTACAAAATCTCATGCCCCAGTGTATCGGAGCCTGTCTGCCTGATTGGCCTGCACCCATTTTTGGGAATGCAAAACTTATTGCATACCAGTAGTTGTCTCGTTCTTCTAGCCAGAGCAGAAAACTCCTGGACTTTGTACTCTTTGAATTTACCAAGCTCTGAAAATTTGTACTTGGATTTTTTGAACACTGCTAAACATCACAAAAACTCCAGCCCAATTACGTACAGGCACCTGCTCGGCGAAGCACACACAATACTGAGATTGTCTAAAGAAGTTAAGCGATTCACTGGAACATCCATTACGGATACGTCAAATATTAGTCAAGATGTCCCGGATTCTAGGATAGAGAGCTTATACAGCCAGTCGTGCGCCTTGTTGGGGGATTTCTATGTCAATTCTGATTTACAAACAGAATGGGAATTGAGTATTCCTTATTACAGAATGTCCCAGATAAGAACTGCAGAGATTATTTCAAGGAAATCAACAGCCAATGCTCCTGGTTTGGTCAGATATCTGAGTGAAAGCTTGGCAAACATGAgaagcggacccgaagcggaTGCCCTTTTCCAAACTCACAATGTAGTAGACTTGTTAAGTTCAGAAAGTGTCGAAGAATTGTCAATTTTGATACTGAGAAGTTCGATATTGAGAGAATACGCGACTGACAAATTGATTAATGTTTTATCGAAACAGGTATCTAGCGACTGCGCAAGATTGGCAACCGTGCTGCTGTACCTGCAGTCAGAGAAACAAGAAGTGGCCAAGGAAGTATTGGCACCAATATCAGAAGTTTTCGTTGAGAAGATGGTCCTCGAGCATTGGCACCTTCTGTTCGATTCGACTGCTTTGAAAAAACGGAGCCGAGCTGTGCCAACCTTCTCGGAGTTCTCCGGTATTTTGATGCAACTGAAAACACGAATATTCGCCGAGGTTCTGACCCAGCTTATCGATGATGGTATTCTAACGTTGCATCAAGTTGTGCAAGTGTTTTTAGAGTATTTACCATCCAGAGTTGGGAGGGATGGTCATGATGCGGCAGCAGCATTGCAGCTCTTTATAGAAACATACTTTCAATGTTTCTACGGTGATAAATCGTTGGAGCGGTCTTGCTGTTCGATAACTGAGACAGCAAACGATTTTGCAATTGCGGAAGCCTTCCGAATCCTGGTGAGATCATATCTGGGCAACTTGACACAGTCGAAAGTATACAAAACAGTAGAAAACATTACAGATTGTaatcaaaatgaagaaaaagcgTACCTGTTTGCCAATAAACGGCCTTTATATCTTAATAAATTACCCCCCTACTCAACAGAGTGTAAAAGAGTACAGCGTCatgaagaaataaacaatACGTGTGATGTAATCAAATCAATTCGTAGCGAAGTACCAAAACTGCAAGCCTTACTGGCCAGCGGATACCTACCTGCCGAATGCATACGAGAAGTAAAGCAATTTTTGGAGACCCAAGAAATCGAGGGCCATCTTGCATTAAAATCGCTATGCATAACCGACAATGAGATAGTTACACGGATGCTTATGATAGAATACCCACAGGCTGTACTACAGTATGCAAAG GATAAATATACCAAGGAAACTGAGTGGAAATGTTTGATTCAATTGCTGCAAAATGAAATCTCAATGCTGGACGAGGGTCAGGAATCTCAACAGTGcttttttgatcaaataatGAAAG ACACACTGACGTATTTGGCACAAACTTTACCTTTGGATGAACTCTGCCGAGTTCTACCAAAGGAGGATGAAGCAGCATACAAGCGCTACACAGATGCTTGTCGTCGAGCAGGTCATGCGGACCATGTAAAATCGTTGATTGTCGCAACAGGTCATCAATTATTGGCTACATTAAATCTATAA